A portion of the Nitrospirota bacterium genome contains these proteins:
- a CDS encoding restriction endonuclease — protein sequence MNIDRSESGNISNIFLKGQQLLKGEGWPYFDGELWYIPKSLISDILIKDLPEDAIFKPCNSIEDHNILMDRIVFCIRNIGNNKVKISYEDNGTGKLFDRRIGLKPYMEAKRDAVKERQLELGDLAIEKYKDDGRWILLSYSTEIEAENLSTVIELAEQIYSEIEGTVETSLGSQSLSIENIEDEKHFSLHIVLPILRKLGFTNIRYNHGKREYGKDIVFARHTEFLDTEYWAAQVKFGDVSGGADSDIDKIIGQAEDAFKMPFYDIYSRRKQRISKLAIIISGKFTENATEKICEKIESHSLKNNLIFVDRDRLVNFAETLRNKG from the coding sequence ATGAATATTGACAGATCAGAATCAGGAAACATTTCCAATATTTTTCTTAAGGGACAACAATTGCTTAAGGGCGAAGGCTGGCCTTATTTCGATGGAGAATTGTGGTATATTCCCAAAAGTCTGATTAGTGATATCCTTATCAAGGACTTACCTGAAGATGCTATATTTAAACCTTGCAACTCCATTGAGGATCATAATATTTTAATGGACCGAATTGTATTTTGCATACGAAATATTGGAAATAATAAAGTTAAAATTTCGTATGAGGATAATGGTACTGGGAAATTATTTGATAGGCGAATTGGTCTCAAACCTTATATGGAAGCAAAAAGGGATGCAGTAAAAGAAAGACAGCTTGAATTAGGAGATTTAGCTATTGAAAAATACAAGGATGATGGACGATGGATTCTGTTAAGTTACTCAACTGAAATAGAGGCAGAAAATTTATCAACAGTCATTGAACTTGCAGAACAAATTTACTCTGAAATTGAAGGAACAGTCGAAACCTCTCTTGGTAGTCAATCACTTTCAATAGAAAACATTGAAGACGAGAAACATTTCTCTCTTCATATTGTTCTTCCTATTCTGAGAAAGCTTGGCTTTACAAATATCCGATACAATCACGGCAAAAGAGAATATGGTAAAGATATAGTTTTTGCAAGGCATACTGAATTCCTCGACACTGAGTATTGGGCTGCACAAGTCAAATTCGGGGACGTTTCAGGTGGAGCAGATTCAGACATCGATAAAATCATCGGTCAAGCTGAAGATGCATTTAAGATGCCTTTTTATGACATATACAGTCGTCGCAAACAAAGGATTTCAAAACTTGCAATAATTATTAGCGGTAAATTTACGGAGAACGCTACTGAAAAAATTTGCGAAAAAATTGAAAGCCATTCTTTAAAGAACAATCTAATATTTGTAGACAGAGATAGATTGGTAAATTTTGCAGAAACATTAAGAAACAAAGGCTAA
- a CDS encoding RNA-binding transcriptional accessory protein, with product MNELHISIIAKELNIKPSQVKATAGLLDEGSTVPFISRYRKEATGSLDEVAVAAIRDRLEQLRELDKRREAIVKSLEERGLLTDELKVKIEGAESLTVLEDIYLPFRPKRRTRATVAKEKGLEPLALMIFEQGEIIPETEAAAFIDAEKGVATVEEALAGARDIIAEWVSEDQRAREKMRELFSVKGVMRSKVITGKEEEGIKYKDYYEWEEPVSKAPSHRILAIRRGESEGFLIMRITPPEDEALVLLEELFLKGNNPASEQVKAAVHDSFKRLLSSSMEAETRLAAKKRADVEAIRVFVENLRQLLLAPPLGGKNILAIDPGFRTGCKVVCLDRQGKLLHNDVINPHFSEKGVSESAENIRDLCKRFSIEAIAIGNGTAGRETETFIRGLALPAEIIIVMVNESGASIYSASDVAREEFPDYDVTVRGSVSIGRRLIDPLAELVKIDAKSIGVGQYQHDVDQTALKKSLDDVVVSCVNGVGVEVNTASKQLLTYVSGLGPQLAKGIVDFRNEHGPFKSREELRSVPRLGPKAFEQAAGFLRIRDGENPLDRSAVHPETYHIVDAMAKDIGCSLDGLMKDEGLRKKIDLSRYVTDTVGMPTLSDIMAELAKPGRDPREQFEVFGFAEGVAKIEDVKPGMKLPGIVTNITAFGAFVDIGVHQDGLVHISELSDRFVRNPSDVVKVHQKVTVTVLEVDLQRKRTALSMKSGQKEEQKHKSAEVQKSAEDRKTESAKERKHVSEKDRKHGAAGKKERPSPYAGNPFYEAFKKKRD from the coding sequence ATGAACGAATTACATATTTCCATAATCGCGAAGGAACTTAATATTAAGCCGTCACAGGTCAAGGCGACTGCCGGGCTGCTTGATGAAGGGTCTACTGTGCCCTTTATCTCACGGTACAGGAAAGAGGCGACAGGCAGTCTTGATGAGGTTGCTGTTGCCGCGATAAGAGACAGGCTTGAACAGTTAAGAGAGCTTGATAAGCGGCGTGAGGCCATTGTCAAATCCCTGGAAGAACGGGGACTGCTCACTGACGAGTTAAAGGTAAAGATCGAGGGCGCTGAATCGCTTACTGTGCTTGAAGACATCTACCTCCCCTTCCGTCCCAAACGCCGCACGCGTGCAACTGTTGCAAAGGAAAAGGGGCTTGAGCCTCTCGCGTTAATGATATTTGAACAGGGCGAAATAATCCCGGAGACAGAAGCCGCTGCATTCATAGACGCTGAAAAGGGAGTTGCAACCGTTGAAGAGGCGCTTGCCGGGGCGCGGGACATTATTGCAGAATGGGTGAGCGAAGACCAGCGCGCGCGAGAAAAGATGCGTGAACTTTTTTCGGTCAAGGGCGTCATGCGTTCAAAAGTTATCACCGGTAAAGAGGAAGAGGGGATAAAATACAAAGACTATTATGAATGGGAGGAGCCTGTATCAAAGGCGCCTTCGCACAGGATACTTGCCATCAGGCGCGGAGAGAGCGAGGGCTTTCTCATCATGCGCATAACTCCGCCGGAAGATGAGGCGCTCGTATTGCTCGAAGAGCTTTTCTTAAAGGGAAATAATCCTGCCTCAGAGCAGGTGAAGGCCGCTGTCCATGACAGCTTCAAGCGGCTGCTCTCTTCCTCTATGGAGGCTGAGACACGCCTTGCCGCAAAGAAGCGGGCGGATGTTGAGGCCATTCGCGTTTTTGTCGAGAACCTGAGACAGCTTCTGCTTGCGCCGCCGCTTGGCGGGAAGAACATCCTCGCCATTGACCCCGGTTTCAGAACGGGGTGCAAGGTCGTCTGCCTCGACCGTCAGGGAAAACTGCTCCACAACGACGTCATTAATCCCCACTTTTCTGAAAAAGGAGTTTCGGAGTCCGCTGAAAATATAAGGGACTTGTGTAAACGTTTCAGCATTGAAGCGATTGCAATTGGAAACGGCACCGCGGGAAGAGAGACGGAGACTTTTATCAGAGGGCTTGCGCTTCCCGCAGAGATCATCATTGTCATGGTGAATGAAAGCGGAGCTTCAATATATTCCGCATCCGATGTCGCGCGTGAGGAATTTCCGGATTATGATGTAACGGTCCGCGGTTCTGTTTCTATCGGCCGGCGGCTTATAGACCCGCTTGCCGAATTGGTAAAAATAGATGCCAAGTCAATCGGGGTAGGGCAGTACCAGCACGATGTGGACCAGACCGCGTTGAAGAAGAGCCTTGATGACGTGGTCGTAAGCTGCGTCAACGGCGTCGGCGTTGAAGTGAACACAGCGAGCAAACAGCTCCTGACCTATGTCTCAGGCTTAGGGCCTCAGCTTGCAAAGGGCATCGTGGATTTCAGGAACGAGCACGGCCCATTCAAATCGCGCGAGGAGCTGAGGAGCGTTCCCCGCCTCGGGCCAAAAGCATTTGAGCAGGCGGCAGGATTTCTCCGCATACGCGATGGTGAAAACCCGCTCGACCGGAGCGCGGTCCATCCCGAAACCTATCACATCGTTGACGCCATGGCAAAAGATATCGGCTGCTCTTTGGACGGCCTTATGAAAGATGAGGGACTCAGAAAAAAGATCGACCTGTCGCGGTACGTCACAGACACCGTCGGGATGCCCACATTAAGCGACATCATGGCCGAGCTCGCCAAACCGGGACGCGACCCGAGAGAGCAGTTTGAGGTCTTCGGTTTTGCCGAAGGTGTGGCAAAAATAGAAGACGTAAAACCCGGAATGAAACTGCCCGGCATCGTCACGAACATCACCGCCTTCGGCGCCTTCGTGGACATCGGCGTCCACCAGGACGGACTTGTTCACATCAGCGAACTGTCAGACCGTTTCGTGAGAAACCCGTCAGACGTTGTGAAGGTGCATCAGAAGGTCACTGTCACCGTACTCGAAGTGGACCTGCAGAGAAAACGCACTGCACTCTCGATGAAGAGCGGACAGAAAGAAGAGCAAAAGCACAAAAGTGCAGAAGTCCAAAAGAGCGCGGAAGACAGGAAGACTGAAAGCGCTAAAGAGCGTAAGCACGTAAGTGAGAAAGACCGGAAGCATGGCGCGGCAGGTAAAAAAGAAAGACCTTCACCGTACGCAGGCAATCCTTTTTACGAGGCGTTTAAAAAGAAGAGAGACTGA
- a CDS encoding cold shock domain-containing protein has protein sequence MANGTVKWFNDAKGFGFIACEDGSEAFVHHTSITGNGFKSLAEGEAVSFDTEKGPKGPKAINVVKL, from the coding sequence ATGGCTAATGGAACAGTAAAGTGGTTCAATGACGCAAAAGGTTTTGGCTTTATTGCATGTGAAGACGGAAGTGAAGCATTTGTTCACCACACATCAATCACAGGCAATGGTTTTAAGTCCCTTGCCGAAGGTGAAGCAGTAAGCTTTGATACCGAAAAAGGCCCGAAAGGCCCCAAGGCAATCAATGTTGTTAAACTGTAA